One segment of Paenibacillus sp. FSL R7-0337 DNA contains the following:
- a CDS encoding tyrosine-type recombinase/integrase: MNLAFAIDLFLQHLVNEEKSDKTVKAYGMCMNHFKAWLDSSWDEISDLEDVTQTVVRDFKSYLESKVVAKTKRHLAPTTVNHYLIALRSFLLFARSKGVVFKSEPVAGIKLKVIANQNQTKWLSNEEIAKISHVIELLKYAGEKRKALYKAIFAILVNCGLRVAEVADLKVIDILLDSGLLIVRSGKGDKYRHVPLGIKTRTILQAWLNHHGGVSPYLFYSQRDPQMTTRAIQHMMGRLSKLAKVKFTVHQLRHTFAKRVANESGQIEVVATVLGHSNIQTTRRYIEPSIQEVRKVIESVEFE, from the coding sequence GTGAATCTTGCTTTCGCAATCGATTTGTTTCTGCAGCACTTAGTCAATGAAGAGAAATCGGATAAAACAGTTAAAGCATATGGGATGTGTATGAATCACTTTAAGGCTTGGCTAGACTCATCTTGGGACGAAATTTCCGATTTAGAGGATGTTACTCAGACAGTAGTCAGGGACTTTAAGTCTTATTTAGAATCTAAAGTCGTGGCCAAGACCAAACGCCATTTGGCCCCAACAACGGTAAACCATTACCTGATCGCCCTTCGGTCTTTCCTTCTCTTTGCTCGAAGTAAAGGAGTTGTTTTCAAGTCCGAACCGGTCGCCGGGATTAAGCTCAAGGTAATCGCCAACCAGAATCAGACCAAGTGGTTATCTAATGAAGAGATAGCTAAGATTTCCCATGTCATCGAGCTCTTGAAGTACGCTGGAGAAAAAAGGAAAGCTCTCTATAAAGCCATCTTCGCAATATTGGTAAATTGCGGTCTACGTGTAGCCGAGGTCGCCGACCTGAAGGTTATAGATATTTTACTGGATTCAGGGTTGCTGATTGTCCGAAGTGGGAAAGGAGATAAGTATCGTCACGTTCCGCTGGGGATCAAGACCCGAACAATCCTTCAAGCATGGCTTAATCACCATGGCGGCGTTTCACCATATTTGTTCTATTCTCAACGTGATCCCCAAATGACAACACGCGCAATCCAGCATATGATGGGCCGATTATCGAAGTTGGCTAAAGTCAAATTCACGGTTCATCAACTTCGGCATACTTTCGCTAAGCGTGTAGCAAATGAATCAGGTCAGATCGAAGTTGTCGCAACCGTCTTAGGTCACTCAAACATTCAGACAACACGCCGTTATATAGAGCCTTCTATTCAAGAAGTTCGAAAGGTCATTGAGAGTGTTGAATTCGAATAG
- a CDS encoding helix-turn-helix domain-containing protein, which produces MIGYVLWGEEEAKRWYNGHLNSKEAAEYLGISRYILRKLVKEDKIPYSQNYGDVFFHKTILNAWMRGEFIPGQVRLILDKEVIDFEHKDALREHYERYPELLEIAVALNEVSASSENSEYKFEVRQDGVLLTLGSSQDAISLSAFLSNAAIDQLIQSVQKYRSHNK; this is translated from the coding sequence ATGATTGGTTATGTACTTTGGGGTGAGGAAGAAGCAAAGAGATGGTACAATGGTCACTTGAATTCTAAAGAGGCAGCAGAATATCTAGGGATTTCAAGATACATACTCCGTAAACTGGTCAAGGAAGATAAAATTCCATACTCGCAAAATTATGGGGACGTATTTTTTCATAAGACCATTTTGAATGCTTGGATGCGTGGTGAGTTCATCCCCGGACAAGTTAGGTTAATACTTGACAAAGAAGTAATAGATTTCGAGCATAAGGATGCGTTACGAGAACACTATGAGAGATATCCGGAATTGTTAGAGATTGCCGTCGCACTGAATGAAGTATCGGCATCAAGTGAAAATTCAGAATATAAGTTCGAAGTAAGGCAAGATGGGGTTCTTCTTACATTAGGCTCATCACAAGATGCTATCTCCCTTTCAGCATTTTTAAGTAACGCTGCAATCGATCAGTTGATTCAGTCAGTTCAAAAGTATCGCTCCCATAATAAGTAG
- a CDS encoding helix-turn-helix domain-containing protein yields the protein MSKKKVTLTVKEVSEILGISNGKIYEMVRMSQIPHIKVGSRVIFHEDVLREWMGASSITPRGPLLTPLRSDMRDAEVGLVDTRFELRLTSETIRFIQTVLEIQEADIKKHLDEVFDESATKSVYYKDRPEDLEKRRMYAQRRYHALILALDEIDREFNIAQQRELQ from the coding sequence TTGAGTAAGAAGAAGGTAACGCTTACTGTGAAAGAAGTATCTGAGATACTTGGCATATCAAACGGAAAAATTTATGAAATGGTAAGAATGAGTCAGATTCCACATATAAAAGTTGGTAGTCGGGTTATTTTCCATGAAGATGTTCTTCGAGAATGGATGGGGGCATCAAGTATTACGCCAAGGGGACCATTATTGACACCATTGCGATCTGATATGCGTGACGCGGAAGTTGGACTAGTTGATACACGATTTGAATTGCGTCTGACTAGTGAAACGATTCGTTTTATTCAGACGGTGCTGGAGATTCAAGAAGCTGATATAAAGAAGCATTTGGATGAGGTGTTCGATGAAAGTGCTACTAAGAGTGTGTATTATAAAGATAGACCTGAGGATTTAGAGAAACGCAGAATGTATGCCCAAAGACGATATCACGCCCTCATCCTAGCTCTTGACGAGATTGATCGTGAATTCAACATAGCGCAGCAGAGGGAATTACAATGA
- a CDS encoding DUF2326 domain-containing protein encodes MLKEISCTIFNEKTVKFHKGLNVVLGDRIASNSIGKSTFLMILDFIFGGRSYIDKNSDVVSNISEHEFKYCFEFEGEPYYFKRGTKNYQTVFLCDKDYNPIDDLGVDKYTQRLKELYKIGIEDISFRSIVSLYSRVWQKSNFDVKKPLHEVSKQTNQDVINNLIKLFNQYNGIKKLEAEIKALNDSQSAIRKAERFSHIPKINKTTYNKNLRELEKINTEMEKTALGISYTVADIVNAINNELAEELRNYKRQRSTQESKLKRIRKDLSIRESLNDQQFRKLTDFFPSVNLEKLKDIENFHDSITNILHDELIKAEKETSIELEYLQHKIAETEDKITNIVANKSFSKEVIQPLLELSSALYQKQNENTAYIKKLSVADDLKSTKEKLSLVKSQIIIEVYNIINNRIDSLNQIVHKDGRRSPKIVLTENNYSYGIEDNTGTGEAFANLITFDLAILELTDLPFLIHDSMLFKNIENSSVENIIDIYNVFGKQIFISIDEIEKYSEETKKIIQSKKVLELSTTKLLFIKDWRKSK; translated from the coding sequence ATGCTAAAGGAGATTAGCTGCACTATTTTTAATGAAAAAACGGTGAAATTTCATAAAGGTTTGAATGTGGTTCTTGGGGATAGAATTGCTTCTAATTCAATTGGAAAGTCAACATTCTTGATGATTCTAGATTTCATTTTTGGTGGAAGATCATACATAGATAAAAACTCAGATGTAGTGAGCAATATTAGTGAACATGAATTCAAATATTGTTTCGAATTTGAGGGAGAACCGTATTACTTCAAAAGAGGAACAAAGAATTATCAAACAGTTTTTTTGTGTGATAAAGACTACAACCCAATTGATGATCTTGGTGTTGATAAATATACACAAAGGTTAAAAGAGTTATATAAGATTGGGATAGAGGATATTTCATTTAGATCCATTGTTAGTTTGTATTCAAGAGTTTGGCAAAAATCCAATTTTGATGTAAAAAAACCTTTACATGAAGTTAGTAAACAAACGAATCAGGATGTCATTAACAATTTAATTAAACTCTTTAACCAATATAATGGGATCAAGAAACTTGAGGCTGAAATAAAGGCCTTAAACGATTCGCAAAGTGCTATCAGAAAAGCTGAGAGGTTTAGTCATATACCGAAAATAAATAAAACAACATATAATAAAAATCTTCGTGAGCTAGAAAAAATTAATACCGAAATGGAGAAAACGGCGTTAGGAATCTCTTATACTGTTGCTGATATTGTTAATGCAATAAATAATGAGCTAGCTGAAGAATTACGCAATTATAAACGACAAAGATCAACCCAAGAGAGTAAATTGAAAAGAATCCGAAAGGATCTGTCTATCAGGGAGTCGCTGAATGATCAGCAGTTTAGAAAATTGACTGATTTTTTTCCAAGTGTAAATTTAGAGAAACTGAAGGATATTGAAAATTTCCATGATTCTATCACGAATATTCTTCATGATGAGTTGATAAAGGCTGAGAAGGAAACCAGCATCGAACTTGAGTATCTCCAACATAAGATTGCCGAAACCGAAGATAAGATAACGAATATCGTTGCCAACAAGTCATTCTCAAAGGAAGTTATCCAACCATTGCTTGAGTTGTCTTCTGCTTTGTATCAAAAACAAAATGAAAATACTGCTTACATCAAAAAACTATCAGTGGCTGACGATTTAAAATCTACCAAGGAAAAACTGTCACTTGTAAAAAGTCAAATAATTATAGAAGTTTATAATATTATCAACAACAGGATAGATAGCCTTAATCAAATTGTGCATAAAGACGGTAGGCGGTCTCCGAAAATTGTGTTAACGGAAAATAACTATTCATATGGTATTGAGGATAACACAGGTACTGGGGAAGCTTTTGCTAACTTGATTACGTTTGATTTGGCGATACTTGAATTAACAGATCTCCCGTTCTTGATCCATGACTCAATGTTATTTAAGAACATAGAAAACAGTTCAGTTGAAAATATAATTGATATTTATAATGTTTTTGGAAAGCAGATATTCATTTCCATTGATGAAATCGAGAAGTATAGTGAGGAAACTAAAAAGATCATTCAAAGTAAAAAGGTTTTGGAGTTGTCGACAACAAAGCTACTGTTCATAAAGGATTGGCGTAAGAGTAAATAA
- a CDS encoding ABC-three component system middle component 7 produces MIIPNKIIRFDQSIIGKMLFVMDKLDSEIINIQELYAETSEHFEEITEFIYSLDVLYVLDVIDYDLEKGLLVYAKGD; encoded by the coding sequence ATGATTATTCCGAACAAGATTATAAGATTCGATCAGTCCATTATTGGCAAGATGTTATTTGTGATGGATAAACTTGATTCTGAAATAATTAACATCCAGGAGTTATATGCCGAAACATCTGAGCATTTTGAAGAGATAACTGAGTTTATTTATTCCTTAGATGTCTTATATGTTCTTGATGTGATCGATTATGATCTAGAGAAAGGACTACTAGTATATGCTAAAGGAGATTAG
- a CDS encoding ABC-three component system protein, with translation MKANQRIKIGVNNEMVLYDQVDGICPLCAKPLMYDKTKKEKVFEIAHIYPLNPTALEQALLKDEEVLSTDLNHIDNLILLCPTCHTKFDKPRTVAEYKKLLALKKRLIHKNKVYGQFNAYKIEEEINVVLEMLVSEVPSDLEENKLKYDALRVSEKADITLTALTRRDIENDVVDYYITIKQKFIDLNKSRTGSFDLLSSQVKTFYTELKVSGISQEDIFDGIIEWFNKKTNNHSRPACRIIASFFVQNCEVLS, from the coding sequence ATGAAGGCAAACCAAAGAATTAAAATTGGCGTTAATAATGAAATGGTCTTGTATGATCAAGTAGATGGTATTTGTCCATTATGCGCTAAACCATTAATGTATGATAAAACAAAGAAGGAAAAAGTATTTGAGATTGCTCATATATATCCACTTAATCCTACGGCATTGGAACAGGCATTGTTAAAAGATGAAGAAGTATTGAGCACTGATTTAAACCATATTGATAATTTAATCTTGCTGTGTCCAACATGTCATACAAAATTTGACAAGCCGAGGACAGTAGCAGAATACAAGAAATTACTTGCTCTAAAGAAGCGATTAATTCATAAGAATAAAGTGTATGGTCAATTTAATGCTTATAAAATTGAGGAAGAAATTAATGTAGTATTGGAAATGCTGGTCTCTGAAGTACCGAGCGACCTAGAAGAAAATAAGCTCAAATATGATGCTTTAAGAGTATCTGAAAAAGCTGACATTACGTTGACAGCATTAACAAGAAGAGACATTGAGAATGATGTGGTTGATTATTATATTACAATTAAGCAGAAATTCATTGACTTAAATAAATCACGTACAGGTTCGTTTGATTTGCTCTCAAGCCAGGTAAAGACTTTTTATACTGAATTGAAGGTATCGGGTATTAGTCAGGAAGATATTTTTGATGGAATTATTGAGTGGTTTAACAAGAAGACTAATAATCATTCTAGACCTGCCTGTAGGATTATAGCTTCATTTTTTGTCCAAAACTGTGAGGTGCTTTCATGA
- a CDS encoding copper amine oxidase N-terminal domain-containing protein, which yields MSPKAQVLSNNTFIPLRGVFEAMGASIKWLPVPTKDLKGNEIRIVKDDITIKLFIGVKQALVTKGDKMTPVKLSSPPYVTAARTTYVLLRFASEALGAKVGWDAKNFIASIDQL from the coding sequence TTGTCACCTAAAGCACAGGTCCTCTCCAACAACACCTTCATCCCTCTTCGTGGGGTATTCGAAGCCATGGGAGCGTCTATCAAGTGGCTTCCAGTGCCAACCAAGGACTTGAAGGGCAATGAAATTCGTATTGTCAAGGACGATATTACGATAAAGTTATTTATCGGTGTTAAGCAAGCGTTGGTAACTAAGGGCGATAAGATGACTCCGGTCAAACTAAGTTCTCCACCTTATGTAACTGCAGCAAGGACTACTTATGTACTACTTAGATTTGCGTCAGAAGCTTTAGGTGCTAAGGTTGGTTGGGACGCTAAGAATTTTATCGCATCCATCGATCAACTGTAA
- a CDS encoding helix-turn-helix transcriptional regulator produces the protein MNTVDEDFIKQYVTDKYAFQRLISYLERHEKIGEEIFPYVGAENNMMLSMGKRRVWQEVDKDIFIRRIPFYFYKPSYDDLEDCSDLDDYVRGVIEDPIRIDEWDCWLEKLYVALEKLFYYYHLDLKTIFNYTVIQTGQVKRTHMIFEWVHYLELAEQLNLPDKTPKYLINAYNTALEAVGLKPVITKLQFMSNEDFIYRKGNIFKMQGQFPCDEKGDPILRWIGVRITNPKRVWAEVNERQQGYLFVEATHTTVISGLNCWGNNEDGSDAWTSLYVGPQLLKFNSEALKDIRNISKLTQKQVAIAIGTSERTYQKWESGETTPDSQNLLRLMNVLDIRDITYLIDESIWIEVEEDGLESFE, from the coding sequence ATGAATACGGTTGACGAAGATTTTATCAAGCAGTACGTTACAGATAAGTATGCATTCCAGAGATTAATCTCGTATTTGGAAAGACATGAGAAGATTGGCGAAGAAATCTTTCCCTATGTGGGAGCAGAAAATAATATGATGCTCAGTATGGGTAAAAGACGTGTTTGGCAAGAAGTCGATAAAGATATTTTTATTAGACGAATACCCTTTTACTTTTATAAACCTTCTTATGATGATCTTGAGGACTGTTCTGATCTAGATGATTATGTTAGAGGGGTTATAGAAGATCCTATAAGAATTGATGAATGGGACTGCTGGTTGGAAAAGTTATACGTTGCGCTTGAAAAGCTATTTTATTATTACCATTTAGACTTAAAGACAATATTCAATTATACGGTTATTCAAACTGGACAAGTTAAGAGAACTCATATGATATTTGAGTGGGTTCATTATTTGGAGTTAGCAGAACAATTAAATCTTCCTGATAAAACACCAAAATATCTAATTAATGCATATAACACTGCACTAGAAGCTGTAGGGTTAAAGCCGGTAATTACAAAACTTCAGTTTATGTCTAATGAAGATTTTATCTACCGCAAGGGGAATATTTTTAAAATGCAGGGACAATTTCCATGTGATGAAAAAGGCGATCCAATACTGAGATGGATCGGGGTAAGAATTACTAATCCCAAAAGAGTATGGGCTGAAGTTAATGAAAGGCAGCAGGGGTATTTGTTTGTTGAGGCAACACATACAACAGTAATTTCAGGATTAAACTGTTGGGGGAATAATGAAGATGGTAGTGATGCTTGGACATCCTTATATGTTGGACCTCAATTGTTAAAATTCAATTCTGAAGCTTTGAAGGATATAAGGAATATTTCTAAGTTAACTCAGAAGCAGGTTGCGATTGCTATTGGTACTTCAGAACGAACCTATCAAAAATGGGAAAGTGGTGAAACTACACCAGATAGTCAAAATCTCTTAAGATTAATGAATGTGCTTGATATTAGAGATATTACTTATTTGATTGATGAATCAATTTGGATCGAAGTCGAGGAAGATGGACTTGAATCTTTTGAATAA